The following DNA comes from Apis cerana isolate GH-2021 linkage group LG14, AcerK_1.0, whole genome shotgun sequence.
TAATtaagagattattattatacgcaTTTAGGCGAGAGACGCAAATTACAATCACGACCCTGAAGCATAATGCGCCGTGATTCGGGTCGTTGCGTTCTGATTCCCGATTATAATGTTTACGATTATACGATCACAGAGGATGGAGAATATTCCTACGTAATGGGGAATATTAATGATTGTGAATTTCGCGACGAATATTCACTCCAACGAAGAATTTCTCTTCGATACCGATACCGATTCTCCGATCGACGAATCTATCGAATTGCCactaatttttaagtaatcatccataaataaaaagtataatcccCTTGAAGATCGtaactttttaacttttcaaatCCACGCAATACGTAAACGGTGATTCTTATTCATTTAACAACTTTCGAAACTTTATGATCCGTgaacatttcaaaataatcgatcgtccgtccgtccgtccCAATTATATCGGTATATTAATCGTTGCCAGGGAACAGTTCGCAGTTAAGGTCGCCATTAAATCCCAGGAAATGTCCGAATTTCCGAGAGAAACGGGCGGAGGTCGTCCACCCGTTGGATGATGATCATTCGGTGAACGAGTGACGAGCATAAGTAGCCCAAAAGCCGACAGCGCAAACAGATGGCCCTCCATTAACGCAATTACGTACGGTTCCGATGCACCTACGGATCGTCCACGTTATGACGGGCATTGGAATCCATTAATACAGCTTCGGTTGCGCCCAGGTTCATTATTGTGCATTAATTAGCAACACCCTATATCACCGATGCTCGCAATGCTATCGGTCGGGCTTGCTATTTCGTGGCTAACCGCGTGTTCGTGATGTTCCACCGCGATCACTGTGCTGGTGGTATCCCCGGCTAATCCGGGAGGACGACATCGAATTGCTTTTGCCAGAAATCGACGATTTCTACCGTGGATTCATGAGCTCTCTGCGCTCCTTCCGtagggaaatttttatttctccttaTGTTTTTGCAGATTTTAAAACGCATCCttgatcgagaaatttttatttccccaTAAATCTTcccataaatttgttatttttcgtgtaaattttcttctataattttttttttttttgtagtagattttaagattttaaggaTAACGAATGCTGGTAATTTTGCTTTATCACCGATGCCCTCGAGTAAGTTTTTCGCGAGAGAGTTTTGGACAAGTTGGGAAAGTAGTTGGGAAAATACGAGGTGCGTATAAAACTGGAATAcgtgaaagaaaaacgatGGAAATGTAAGTCCTTGTGCAAAAATGAAGAATGATACAAAGAGGCGAAACTACGATATTGACTCGTGCCACTAGTTTGAGATATACATTGATCTATACTACTGAATTATATTTCCAACTCGTAGCAATcttgatttttcttaatactctcgtcgtaatttttaaaaaattattctcgagaATTATGCGAATTCTTTGTCTCCTTTACTTTCAAATGTAGTGTAATCAGAGACTAAgttcttttctaaaattaaacaattaatttaacgttTAATCCATCATCAAAATTCCCTTATTCTttgtatctaaaaattattatattacacttaCTAATCCTATGatcttttcaaacttttttctgaaataaaagtaaatatattatttgattattggaATATTGTATCAGAAGAATTATTTCGTTCGATAATGTTTGAGAAATAGATTGttgaaacagagagagaatttCTGAAGATTATACGGCAATAACGTTTCTCTAGACGTCTGCCTTCACCTGTCTGTTTCTACTTGCGACCGAGACAGTATGAAAACATAGGGAACGATAAATGTTTCTGCTGTtagtttaatcaaattaaaccaTAACTCACTGatatagtattaaatattttctgaaataaaaatcacacacatataaatatatatatataaaaagagaaacataatgcgattattatcattttattgatAACGAATCAATGATCCACTAACGACAAAACAACGCAAGATGATTATAAGTAACAAAGCTGAACAAAGCTtcgtgattaaaaaaaagaatcttctaTTATCTATACGCGAGATATACAGCATCCGTaacaaggaaataaaaataaaaatcacgatGAAAGAAGGGAGACCCTaagtgaaagaagaaaatcaacCCACGCGTAATAGCATCGAAGAAAACGAGCAAAAAATGAAACCAGAAAcggaaggggaggagaggagagaaggatAGAGTGGAACGAGGAatagaaaggaaggaagaagcggaaaggggaaagagagagaagaaagaggagaaaaaaataaaaagcgagAAAGGACGATGCGCGGGAAGGAgtaagagagaaggaaggacggggaaaaaatagagagatcgagagagagaaggtgGAAGCAGTGCGACCAGAATTGGATAGGATAGGAAAACTGGTGATTACAGAGGCCGGGAATTCCACAGGGAGTGGCACCAGTCCCGCGGGTTTCCACCTAATTCCATCCTGGCTGACTACTgactctgtctctctcttccaTCTCCCCCCTTTCCACCCTCTATCCTCCATCTCTCTCCCTTACCAGGTGGCTCACTTCGCGTTTCTATCGCTATTTCCCTCGCTGGCCGAGTACGTAGTCTTTTCCACAACCCTCTCCTTTCATCCTATGTGCGATATCTATCCTCCACCATTTCACCCTGTTACGTTCGTTTTCCCttgcttttctctctcttagcCTGTTATCTatggctctctctctctctttctctctctctctctctctgttataCCAAACGTTTGACCGGATCCCTCCATCTCTCTCGTTATCCCGATTATCTGGGAACACGTACGCCCTGATCATATTCCGGATGGGAACAAGCTGCTCTCGTACACGCTCTTTCTCCATTCTAACCCGCGCGCCTTGTCACCTTTTCCTTCATTCATCCAAtgcaaagattttttttcgtttttcctttctttccttttttttttttttgttgatagCGCGGACACCTGTGCCTTCACCGGAACGCTCGTAGAGCGCGGTTTACGAGAATCGGCCGAAGCTTTCCGCTTCTAAAATTGGCGAGGATTGGATTGGTGATTGGAAACTTggtacttctttttttttttttatcttttctttcgttcctttcttttcaatgtacttaaaagaaatattatggaTTATATCAAAGTATTTAGATGGTTGatgataatagaaatatttggatTTGATCCGtttctaaaaatgaatttctaaaagtatattatgatatatgtaaTCTTTTCTCTTGCTTTAAGcgacgattttttttcgaggaaattatcatttatgacaattaataaactttaataatttaataaacttggacaacataattcttttatgttttttattatttttatttatattctcgatgcattttcctaatttatattaacttttttaggttttatttaatatttaatatagatataacaaaaaatgaatcaaCTTATTATAGGAGAATTGaactattatgaaaaaaaatataaatgtttgaaaacaattgtcatttaaaataatcgattaatatatgtaatagtttgaagtaatttttcagaaaagacATCTATATGTTGTATATCTAAGTGGTAAGTGTAAGTATgtgtgtaaaataatataattatgtaaaaaaaattaaaaagcagTATTACAAACTGgagtttattaaaacaaaaggaataaaaaaattatataaaacaacttacgtttattaaatattgttcgacaaaaaaaaataatcttattaaatattaacattgtatttaaaatatctctctaaaataactttaatttcttACTAAAAGTTCATTTTATTCAACCAATATTAATtagtgttaaatttttttctttgacttTTTCCTCGTATATCACATTAAATATCCTTATTTTAgagaacaaattaaatatataaaatgtatatttctttcttttaattttacgaaacaTTCAAATGTATCAAGTGTCTTATTTTATTCagtattgtatacatattcAAATACTTTGTATCATTGCATTAatcataatgtataattataaaaaaatgtttctttgcTATGAAAAACATATGTTatacgatttttatataattttacgtataattttaattttggaatattattgaaatcataACTATTTATACAACGACATCTTTCTCAACATTTCCCCCTAACACGTGATCTCGTTATCCatttgttttcattataaCTCGTTCGAAAGATTTCGTAATCGATTCTAAATAACACTTTTATGcgggaaataatattttccaggaaattacatttataatcgGCgcgatcttaaattttttgttgccAATACAAACTCAAGGTCTCGATACCGTACATACCGTGTCTCGAATAGTCACGTGTTGCAATCGCATATGGCGAATTCGTAAACATtgccgaaagaaaaaaagaaacatctgCGTGGCGAACGCTTGCATATAAAGCATTCTAAAGCTGACTCATGAAATTCCTATATATCTGATAACGATCAAAAGGATTCTAAAGACTCACGTTTCAGAGATCGAGGTTTTGCCTGCTTCCTTCTGGACATAGCAGCGTCACACTGCTGGTTAGGTAGCAGTAATAAATCAGCAACAACGATTCAGTCACATTTCACACTTTTCCTCGCAATTTGATCCATCTATACACTAGAAAGGAGCCACACTGTTCCCAAACGTCGacaattttgtttcgaaatgCGCACTGTAGACAAAAACTGTGTAAACACGATCCGAAATGACAATTTCGCGCGAATTCGAATAAAGAAACCGTCCTCAATTACCCGCGAATCGTAACTATAGTGAAAAATGACATCTTCGAGAATCGAAAGATCGATTTTCGTGCAACTATCGACAAATGATTCGATAATTGCagaatcgaaaaatgaaaatattatgacaaatagaataattttctcacTAAGATTCGcagatttttaaaacaatagttCGAGTACCGGAAACCACGTGGCTTCACGTGGTTCTAGACAAACGAACGTTTAAACATAACACGAACACAGAACAAACGCGCTTGGAAGACGCGCAACGAATGACACCGTATTTGATACCGCAGCGTCGTTGATGCAGAGAACCACTGAGACTCTTACTACTACGCGTGCGTCGTTCCTTACTGATAGCAGCCTGCGCAATTCTCTCTTTAATGcagctaaaataaatttatttatgtaaaaattacaatgcgattgttaatgtatttaatccgataattttttataaacatcttttatattataaaaaaatattattatttgctactcccttttaaattgaaatacttcctttattatcttttatttaaatataaaaaaaacttcataaaggattaatgttaaattaaattaaatgctaacattaaatattaaatcaaaataaataattttttttattcaaaaaaaaacatttaactaTATTTGAACTAATTAACTATATTGAAGTTAagaattagataatatattcatattacttttttattttatatctaatcattttgaaaattgaagaaatatattaaactaaaattatttgaaaatacaaaattattttcatttttctttattttttttttatttaaattactttacaAGATttccttattatataaattatatagatttgcATTTTGTCTATTCTGTATTATTACCGACAAGAAAGAAATAGCAGAATTCTACTACAAGATGTTGATAAACGTAATCTCATATTCTGAAATACCGATCACACAGAAAATATGTTgttttttacatttgaaatgatgaatatattaaatttcaatttaattataaaagttgttaataaattttaaaaataattttcttgatatattctttcattaatattcttatgcattatattattatatatgtgtattcttatatgcatatatgttttatgattatattcatatattttttataattatgaataatagatatatttatctataagttgaattattcatgaatataaattaataaattacggttataatttttattgtaatacaataaaaaaaaatcaattcctaaaatattttataaaatataaatttaaatatattgctattaaacataattaataatattaataattataattattaataataattaaatataatattattaaatttatttatatatattattaaaatgaaattgtaaatgttattatttatataatagagacaataaaacaacattttattatttattattatcatattattaaaatttgataaaaaataaaaacattttattattaaaatcataagagTCATAAGTATTTctaattctgatttttttttaacaacttttaattgttaatttaatatgaattataattgaacGATCTTatgacatataaattatatagataaaaagaaataatcatagaaggacaaaaataaagtaaaaatttaatcaatttcaaagaattcgcaaatgaaacatatataaataagaaaactaaataatagaagaatagaagaataagaattaacTATTAACGCCATCTTTTAAATCatagaaacatttttccaaaaatagaataagataGATAAGATTAATAGAATAAGATTGATAATGAACTCCACTTACTAAATGCTAAAGAGATAAcgctaataattaattatgctattttttgttatattttttttttctcgtttacatttgtttcatttacaACTTTGGAGATGGCgctaatttcttaatttttattatatctttatccttttttatttttttgtctacaaaatattttataacgaaatatgtgttttattcttttttgtaattttatattaaaatttaattttaattctaattattactaATGTTGCAATCTTCTGAGTTAAAAAGGTagtgttgaaaaagaaattaatatggtATGATGATTCTAGTGCTCCTGAGAAATGACTCAAAAAATGCATTGAATATTAGATCTATTCTATACTTTGTctgtgattttatataaagagaaaatgtATTTGTTTTCTACATGCATGAATTGATATTGTTCTCAGTTCATAGTTTGATAGCTTTCATTCTGTCGTAATTTCATGTATTGgcaactataaaaaaaagtgtaattaatttgtttaatttttttttaatctattagttataaataaatctccaataatatatttaatgtatcagaacgatttattttaaatcaacaggttagaattttcatgtttaaaaaaaagtgtattaaaaacaattcagCACAACttagtttcatttatatattttgcattaaaaataaagtttatatctgaattatatataacaggAAAAATATGCTTTCATTGGAACGAATTCCAGATCAAATTGGGCATTTGATTTTGACAGAGGATGGTGCAGTGTTAacggtaatattttttttctatataaaaggATTACTAttctaattgttaattatttttacaaaattttaaaaatcttcaaattttatattttattttagtctgGAGGTGAACtggaaaatgatgaaaaatttgcaaacaTTATTATAGGTTTAGTTACATTAACCAATAAAATTGATCCAAAAGCATTTCCTAACAATGaagtttttgataaaatatcaataacatATCCAGATCATTGTTATATTATCTgtctttcaaataaaaagattcatgtagtgaaaaaaagattggTATCCTCAACAACTGCAATTGTTGAGCAACCTCTTattgatgtataaatattatttatttatataagaataaaattaaaatattaagcaatttttattaaatataatgaatataaatttaaaaaatgtaatgataaaaatgtaaaataaacttttaaatccattataaacaaatatatttttatttaatattttattacattattcctTAATATATactgttattttcattaataatattattattttcatatatattatatatatatatttatcaaataattataaattatattatattagatacatgtgtaatttttttattttaaatacagaaTACTATGAATCATTATCCGTATCAGAACTATCATAAGTAACTAGCGATGTATTTAACGTACTAGTAATTTTCGATGTCGGAGTTTTTTGTTGATTAAACTCAGGAAGTTTAGGTGTTtgatttgtttgttttttaatactatGATTTACAGTATATGGCAAACTTTTTACTTTATCTCTAGATCGTACAATAGTAATTAATCGTTTCAAAGGATtatgtatacttttttttgtatctggaaataatataataaatttttgtaatattctttttaaatattgatttttctttatattatatattatctaaattattaccttttttatacattaataatttagctaattttatatcttcttcATGTTCATTAACTAAATCAATGTTTAATCCACTTTTTTTAAGCAATATTTGATCcaaactttgttttttttgcaattctttttttcgtgtctacaatattcaaacattataacaaattatataaaattacataacataattaacaaatatatattaaacatactCTAAATGCAGTTCGCAATGCACAATTTGAAGTATAATCATCTTTCCATGTAGCATCATTTAGTGCTATTGCAGATTCCAAAGAAGAATCTCGTGATTTTGCTATTTTCTTATCTTCTATACCATGTTCTAATTTATACATAGCATCATCATATAATCTACAAGATACTTCTTTTGTTTCTGGTACAATCTGTTCATTTTCTTTAGGATCCCATCGATTTTCTTGACGTCTTGCACCACTCACTATTACATAATCTAAattctatgtaaaaaaatatttatgtaaataatcaagtatataaataattattataaaaacataatatataattacttactGCTGGAtcagtttttatttcaaaatgattgtCACAAAGATGACATTTCATACGAAATTGATATAAAGGTGTACTATAAtacattccaattttttttttttcggcatTATAACGAACACCCATTCCTATATGATTATTACATCCATCGCACCATATATTGTATGGCATTTCAAATCTAACAATAAGAATACCCATGTGTAATTTACGTGCTCTTTCACGTAATGCATGAGttccaagaaatttattaagtcCACCAACACGAGGATCGTAATCAGgtggataatataaatttgtgcCTTTACGTTCTcccatttttctataaaattaaaggaatcaataaatattaagtaaaatatttttaaaaaattcgtacaaatatattccaaaatatattttaaaattatttttatgtatgaaaaattttatttataaattttgttattataataccttaatttctaataaatcttcagaaaaaataaaagtttatttagtttgattattaatttctatttaaatagaaatgatCCTTGCACGTTACTTCTTTACTTTTCTTACGTCGACTGAACTTAAAAACAATGTACGATAAATCAGGTTAGCCAActaatcgtatattttatattagaaccTGTAGAAacattttaactatttttattatgttggTACTTTTAAGTTACTATATACGCCATCTATGAGAAACTaaaatgattatgaaaatttcttagaatataaatgaaaaaaaaaattataaaatcataaattacaaaacaattagaaaatataaaatctttttataaaaatagttttacatATTTCCATTATGTATTAAAGTCTATACGTAAAGCGAAGTAAACTAGTGACTCCAAAAGATATCTATTAACTAATTTAACTAGTGACTCCATaagatatctaaaaatttatatctattaaatttaaagatttccaTTTTGTTCGCCATACAATTTTGAACATCTTAATTTTACAACAttcttatagaataatattttacatgatatttttataaatgacaaTACATTCTTAAAAGatacataattatacataaaaaaaaattcaaagtaatcttactttataaaaaaatatatgaatatataatgtattaatttttatttttaataattgtaatgtaagaaagtaaaatatcataaacaaataattttttacttcatgTTTCAAATTATGATTCCtgcataataaaacataaaactatgaatatattttttcttatttttttaaattttttcataatcaattttttaatctgatatcaattaaatgaaaaaataatgataaaatatcgtctaatattatataattgctctatatatacatatgcatatatatatatatatatatatgtgtgtgtgtgtgtgtgtgtgtgtatatataaagagaaagagaaagagagagagaaagagaaagaatttttaaattctttaaaaagaaaaaagaaaaaaaaacaaaaattaaattatctgtcatagtacaaaaaattgtaaaaaatatacttttaagaCAGTTTGCatgtataaaataagttttatactTAATCCATATATCTTAATTCGTATATTAGGAACAAGGAATGATtacaagtaatataataaactctGCATCCTTGCAGATGGTGGACGACGCACAAACTGTGCAACCAAAAAAGCAAGTTTGTGAGCATATTGGCAAGGCGCAGGTACTCTAACGGTACCAGaccaattataatacatatgacATAACTTGTAAGTCATTCTTTGCATCTGATCGGCTTTCCAACCAGTAGAATCAGCTATTACATTATATGCGCATGGTGTCACCGTACCTTGTCGTACACTTTGAGATACAATAAAGAAATCATATCTTAATGGATTAGTAACAACATCATCGACTACTGTACCAGGCGGaggattattttgattatagaaTAAGCGAGTATTAATTCGTTTCGTAACTATTACAAATGCCAATTTAATGGTACTAGGATCACCATAAAGTTTGTTTAATTTAGCTTTTATATCATCTACTTCatgtttatatacatatggtACCTGACCTTCACCTACGCCATCACGATATATCAGAATGTGCGAGGGTAAAATTTTGTTCACTTGTCTATAGCATAGCACAGCTTTTTCGAGACTTTCTCCAAACTCGTCTGAAAGTTCTTCTCCTGTAGTATGAGCAGCTACTGCACTATAATATCTTGTCAAGCTTCTATCCAATGATGCTACCATTGCACCAAAATCACGGCTTTTATCAGCAGGATCATGACATACGTCATAACCAACTACCATTAAATTAATCGGTGGTAATTCAACGCTCCATGGAGCACCAcccaatttacaatttaattgaattgctACTTTTGTAGCAATCGATCTTATACCTTTATTCGAGAGATTTTTTGCAAGGAAAACTTGTGAAGCTACTGGTCTATCATGagtacatttcttttttattgcacTATATCTATCAGCTCGATTATTCGATACTACGCAAAAGATTAATTCTGGATTACTAGTACTCATTACTCTTTCAAGGGTATCAGAATAAGTGTTGGATCGATCATCAGCAATATCCCAAAGTCTTGGATTGTCAATTCTAAAACCCATTCCAGATGCAGATTCTTTAAGCGTTTGTATGAATCTTTCGACATCGCGTCTCATACGACCCATGCAAATTACTACCCAGTTAGTCAATCGAGCAATATTATACAATGGCTTATTATGTAATTCGCGGGTCCAATCAGCATATTGACCTGCAGAAACCGTTCGTCCACTTcccaatacaattttttctggTTGTAAAAATCGTGCTGGTACATCGACCAGTTTTTCATCAAGATGTAAATTCCATTCATTCAATTCTCTTACTATAGATGGTTTATCGCGAAGTCTTCTATTAAAAAccattaatttatctatacgTGCCGCGGGAGATACACGTGTATATTCTGCCAATGTACGCATTAAATGGAAATTGTCTCTCATAGCATCAGTTAAACCTGTgcaagaattatttatcatgaaatataacattttg
Coding sequences within:
- the LOC108000695 gene encoding piwi-like protein Siwi isoform X4, with the protein product MADRGRGRSRGRGRGQDDRKQGPGQQQQQQPPQQPQASAWSRRPGPSQPQPGPSSQTPYSRSSAPAQSAGRATQRLGPKGDGGPGHKEESAPEAMEVSGETAGGGDAGVQLGRGAMRGTTGTSVMLQANYFKLLATTDWCLYQYRVDFAPDEDRTAVRKGLLKLHREALGAYVFDGTVMYSSRRLPDKMEIWSLRTSDDTKIRITIRLVGEMERVDQRYLQFFNIIMRKCLALLNLQLVGRDYFDAHSKVEVRDFRLELWPGYLTSIRQHENSILMCAEIIHKVMRQQTLLDILNDCYNQDKLDYKTLFENQVIGLVVLTDYNNNTYRISDVDFDSSPISTFQLRTGEKVTYRDYYKNKYQIPIDNVSQPMLVTRLKPRERRAGQAELVYLVPELCRATGLTDAMRDNFHLMRTLAEYTRVSPAARIDKLMVFNRRLRDKPSIVRELNEWNLHLDEKLVDVPARFLQPEKIVLGSGRTVSAGQYADWTRELHNKPLYNIARLTNWVVICMGRMRRDVERFIQTLKESASGMGFRIDNPRLWDIADDRSNTYSDTLERVMSTSNPELIFCVVSNNRADRYSAIKKKCTHDRPVASQVFLAKNLSNKGIRSIATKVAIQLNCKLGGAPWSVELPPINLMVVGYDVCHDPADKSRDFGAMVASLDRSLTRYYSAVAAHTTGEELSDEFGESLEKAVLCYRQVNKILPSHILIYRDGVGEGQVPYVYKHEVDDIKAKLNKLYGDPSTIKLAFVIVTKRINTRLFYNQNNPPPGTVVDDVVTNPLRYDFFIVSQSVRQGTVTPCAYNVIADSTGWKADQMQRMTYKLCHMYYNWSGTVRVPAPCQYAHKLAFLVAQFVRRPPSARMQSLLYYL
- the LOC108000695 gene encoding piwi-like protein Siwi isoform X3 gives rise to the protein MADRGRGRSRGRGRGQDDRKQGPGQQQQQQPPQQPQASAWSRRPGPSQPQPGPSSQTPYSRSSAPAQSTIYPKVKGIDKSAGRATQRLGPKGDGGPGHKEESAPEAMEVSGETAGGGDAGVQLGRGAMRGTTGTSVMLQANYFKLLATTDWCLYQYRVDFAPDEDRTAVRKGLLKLHREALGAYVFDGTVMYSSRRLPDKMEIWSLRTSDDTKIRITIRLVGEMERVDQRYLQFFNIIMRKCLALLNLQLVGRDYFDAHSKVEVRDFRLELWPGYLTSIRQHENSILMCAEIIHKVMRQQTLLDILNDCYNQDKLDYKTLFENQVIGLVVLTDYNNNTYRISDVDFDSSPISTFQLRTGEKVTYRDYYKNKYQIPIDNVSQPMLVTRLKPRERRAGQAELVYLVPELCRATGLTDAMRDNFHLMRTLAEYTRVSPAARIDKLMVFNRRLRDKPSIVRELNEWNLHLDEKLVDVPARFLQPEKIVLGSGRTVSAGQYADWTRELHNKPLYNIARLTNWVVICMGRMRRDVERFIQTLKESASGMGFRIDNPRLWDIADDRSNTYSDTLERVMSTSNPELIFCVVSNNRADRYSAIKKKCTHDRPVASQVFLAKNLSNKGIRSIATKVAIQLNCKLGGAPWSVELPPINLMVVGYDVCHDPADKSRDFGAMVASLDRSLTRYYSAVAAHTTGEELSDEFGESLEKAVLCYRQVNKILPSHILIYRDGVGEGQVPYVYKHEVDDIKAKLNKLYGDPSTIKLAFVIVTKRINTRLFYNQNNPPPGTVVDDVVTNPLRYDFFIVSQSVRQGTVTPCAYNVIADSTGWKADQMQRMTYKLCHMYYNWSGTVRVPAPCQYAHKLAFLVAQFVRRPPSARMQSLLYYL
- the LOC108000695 gene encoding piwi-like protein Siwi isoform X2; this encodes MADRGRGRSRGRGRGQDDRKQGPGQQQQQQPPQQPQASAWSRRPGPSQPQPGPSSQTPYSRSSAPAQSAGRATQRLGPKGDGGPGHKEESAPEAMEVSGETAGGGDAGVQLGRGAMRGRRLIPSTPENIQTRPENLITKQGTTGTSVMLQANYFKLLATTDWCLYQYRVDFAPDEDRTAVRKGLLKLHREALGAYVFDGTVMYSSRRLPDKMEIWSLRTSDDTKIRITIRLVGEMERVDQRYLQFFNIIMRKCLALLNLQLVGRDYFDAHSKVEVRDFRLELWPGYLTSIRQHENSILMCAEIIHKVMRQQTLLDILNDCYNQDKLDYKTLFENQVIGLVVLTDYNNNTYRISDVDFDSSPISTFQLRTGEKVTYRDYYKNKYQIPIDNVSQPMLVTRLKPRERRAGQAELVYLVPELCRATGLTDAMRDNFHLMRTLAEYTRVSPAARIDKLMVFNRRLRDKPSIVRELNEWNLHLDEKLVDVPARFLQPEKIVLGSGRTVSAGQYADWTRELHNKPLYNIARLTNWVVICMGRMRRDVERFIQTLKESASGMGFRIDNPRLWDIADDRSNTYSDTLERVMSTSNPELIFCVVSNNRADRYSAIKKKCTHDRPVASQVFLAKNLSNKGIRSIATKVAIQLNCKLGGAPWSVELPPINLMVVGYDVCHDPADKSRDFGAMVASLDRSLTRYYSAVAAHTTGEELSDEFGESLEKAVLCYRQVNKILPSHILIYRDGVGEGQVPYVYKHEVDDIKAKLNKLYGDPSTIKLAFVIVTKRINTRLFYNQNNPPPGTVVDDVVTNPLRYDFFIVSQSVRQGTVTPCAYNVIADSTGWKADQMQRMTYKLCHMYYNWSGTVRVPAPCQYAHKLAFLVAQFVRRPPSARMQSLLYYL
- the LOC108000695 gene encoding piwi-like protein Siwi isoform X1; translation: MADRGRGRSRGRGRGQDDRKQGPGQQQQQQPPQQPQASAWSRRPGPSQPQPGPSSQTPYSRSSAPAQSTIYPKVKGIDKSAGRATQRLGPKGDGGPGHKEESAPEAMEVSGETAGGGDAGVQLGRGAMRGRRLIPSTPENIQTRPENLITKQGTTGTSVMLQANYFKLLATTDWCLYQYRVDFAPDEDRTAVRKGLLKLHREALGAYVFDGTVMYSSRRLPDKMEIWSLRTSDDTKIRITIRLVGEMERVDQRYLQFFNIIMRKCLALLNLQLVGRDYFDAHSKVEVRDFRLELWPGYLTSIRQHENSILMCAEIIHKVMRQQTLLDILNDCYNQDKLDYKTLFENQVIGLVVLTDYNNNTYRISDVDFDSSPISTFQLRTGEKVTYRDYYKNKYQIPIDNVSQPMLVTRLKPRERRAGQAELVYLVPELCRATGLTDAMRDNFHLMRTLAEYTRVSPAARIDKLMVFNRRLRDKPSIVRELNEWNLHLDEKLVDVPARFLQPEKIVLGSGRTVSAGQYADWTRELHNKPLYNIARLTNWVVICMGRMRRDVERFIQTLKESASGMGFRIDNPRLWDIADDRSNTYSDTLERVMSTSNPELIFCVVSNNRADRYSAIKKKCTHDRPVASQVFLAKNLSNKGIRSIATKVAIQLNCKLGGAPWSVELPPINLMVVGYDVCHDPADKSRDFGAMVASLDRSLTRYYSAVAAHTTGEELSDEFGESLEKAVLCYRQVNKILPSHILIYRDGVGEGQVPYVYKHEVDDIKAKLNKLYGDPSTIKLAFVIVTKRINTRLFYNQNNPPPGTVVDDVVTNPLRYDFFIVSQSVRQGTVTPCAYNVIADSTGWKADQMQRMTYKLCHMYYNWSGTVRVPAPCQYAHKLAFLVAQFVRRPPSARMQSLLYYL